The Streptomyces sp. NBC_01571 genome includes the window GCTCGCCCGCGTGCGCCCGGCGCACCGCCGCGACGATCTCGGCGGGTGGGGTGTGCTTGAGCAGGAAGCCGGCCGCGCCGGCCTGGAGCGCGCGGAGGACCTGCTCGTCCTCCCGGAAGGTCGTCAGCATGACGACGGTCGGCGGATCGGGGCGGGTACGGAGCGCCGTGGTCGCTTCGAGGCCGTCCACGTCGGGCATCCGGATATCCATCAGCACCAGGTCGGGGCGGTGCTCGTCGACCAGCGCGGGGACCTCGCCGCCGTCCCCCGCCTCGGCCACGACGTCGATGTCGCCGGCGCCGCTGAGCATCAGGCGGAGCCCGGCGCGGACCAGCGGGTCGTCGTCGATGAGCAGTACACGGATCATACGGGCCAGGGTAGCCAGGCCCG containing:
- a CDS encoding response regulator transcription factor, which encodes MIRVLLIDDDPLVRAGLRLMLSGAGDIDVVAEAGDGGEVPALVDEHRPDLVLMDIRMPDVDGLEATTALRTRPDPPTVVMLTTFREDEQVLRALQAGAAGFLLKHTPPAEIVAAVRRAHAGEPVLSPAVTEQLIARVTRGIGTDRRPGSAEARTRLDRLGPREREVAVAVGQGKTNAEIAAELYMSLATVKAHVSHILTKLELTNRVQIALAVHSAGLT